In Thalassotalea fonticola, a single genomic region encodes these proteins:
- the bamC gene encoding outer membrane protein assembly factor BamC translates to MDRRILTISLISLSLAACSNVETRKQAKGDFDYVNIKSSNELQLPAGLEKPAETTLYAIPEVKNQGPVGKKVDIRAPALVLPLASGSRIDEFDKTAAVWFDKVDDDRDLRELLIKAIEDYLGTEDVTFSSADTVNNVWESDWFHIEEESGYLFWSSIDLTESWRFRYSLVTKPHGRSVGLNVELIDYMHTSDKGSTKDIDPIEQQRVEMAMINAITSQLDYQYRLNNRDDRIARANMEIVTLGESDKGEPALIIDYPIDELWRYLPGFFEQYNFKVTDLNEDKYFYEVEYTLIEPSLWDSIWGDKIPVVNFKDGVYRFKLKTKGTQTSLVIQDDDKQILSKELLEENFEVLEPALSFR, encoded by the coding sequence ATGGATCGCCGTATTTTAACTATTTCTCTAATAAGCTTATCTCTTGCTGCGTGTAGCAATGTAGAAACACGTAAACAAGCCAAAGGCGATTTCGATTACGTTAATATTAAATCAAGTAACGAATTACAATTACCCGCCGGTTTAGAAAAACCCGCTGAAACAACTTTATATGCCATCCCGGAAGTTAAAAATCAGGGACCGGTAGGTAAGAAAGTTGATATTCGAGCTCCTGCTTTGGTTTTACCATTGGCGTCTGGTAGCCGAATTGACGAATTTGATAAAACTGCTGCTGTTTGGTTTGATAAAGTCGATGATGATCGTGACTTGCGTGAATTATTGATAAAAGCAATTGAAGATTACCTTGGTACTGAAGACGTAACCTTTAGTAGTGCAGATACCGTAAATAACGTCTGGGAATCTGATTGGTTTCATATTGAAGAAGAAAGTGGTTATTTATTTTGGTCAAGCATCGATTTAACTGAAAGTTGGCGCTTTCGTTATTCATTAGTGACTAAGCCACACGGTCGCAGCGTAGGCTTGAATGTTGAATTAATTGATTACATGCATACTTCTGATAAGGGCTCTACCAAAGATATTGATCCTATCGAGCAACAGCGTGTAGAAATGGCGATGATCAATGCAATTACCTCACAATTAGACTACCAATATCGCTTGAATAATCGTGATGATCGTATTGCTCGAGCTAATATGGAAATAGTTACCTTAGGGGAATCAGATAAAGGTGAGCCTGCCTTAATTATTGATTACCCGATTGATGAATTATGGCGCTACTTGCCTGGTTTCTTTGAGCAATATAATTTTAAAGTTACTGACCTTAATGAAGATAAATATTTCTATGAAGTTGAGTATACCCTGATTGAACCAAGCCTTTGGGACTCTATTTGGGGGGATAAAATTCCTGTAGTGAATTTCAAAGATGGCGTTTATCGCTTTAAACTTAAAACTAAAGGGACTCAAACCTCATTAGTAATTCAAGATGATGATAAACAGATATTATCTAAAGAACTCCTTGAAGAAAATTTTGAAGTGTTAGAGCCGGCGTTATCGTTTAGATAA
- a CDS encoding citrate synthase, which produces MAENKATLSINGNEITELPILSGTAGNDVIDIRTLGSNGYFTYDPGFLATASCESEITFIDGGKGVLQHRGYAIDDLANNADYLEVCYVLLNGQAPSQEQYDDFVKIITNHTMVHEKLANFFRGFMHDAHPMAMVCGVVGALSSFYHSDLDITDAEQRKRCSHRLVAKMPTIAAMAYKYSIGQPFVYPRNDLSYAENFLHMMFSVPAEEYKVSPTLAKAMDRIFILHADHEQNASTSTVRLAGSSGANPYACIAAGVASLWGPAHGGANEACLTMLEEIGSVDRVDEFVAKAKDKADPFRLMGFGHRVYKNFDPRATVMRETCHQVLTELGVEDPLLDVAMALEKVALEDPYFVEKKLYPNVDFYSGIILKAIGIPTSMFTVIFAMSRTVGWCAHWDEMLTQPGQKIGRPRQNYTGELNKEFTPLSSHK; this is translated from the coding sequence ATGGCTGAGAATAAAGCCACTCTGAGCATTAATGGCAATGAGATCACAGAATTACCAATTTTATCAGGTACTGCTGGCAACGACGTTATCGATATTCGTACATTAGGCAGCAATGGCTACTTTACTTATGACCCTGGCTTTTTAGCTACAGCGTCTTGTGAATCAGAAATTACATTTATTGACGGTGGCAAAGGTGTTTTACAGCACCGCGGCTATGCAATTGATGATTTAGCCAATAATGCCGATTACTTAGAAGTTTGTTATGTTCTTCTTAATGGTCAGGCTCCGAGTCAAGAACAATATGATGATTTTGTAAAGATCATTACTAACCACACAATGGTACATGAAAAGTTAGCTAACTTTTTCCGTGGTTTCATGCACGATGCTCACCCTATGGCAATGGTTTGTGGTGTTGTTGGTGCTTTATCATCGTTCTATCATTCAGACTTAGATATTACTGATGCAGAACAACGTAAACGCTGTTCACATCGTTTAGTGGCTAAAATGCCAACTATTGCTGCTATGGCTTATAAGTACAGTATCGGCCAACCTTTTGTTTATCCACGTAATGATTTATCTTACGCGGAAAACTTCTTGCACATGATGTTCTCTGTACCTGCTGAAGAATACAAAGTAAGCCCTACTCTTGCAAAAGCGATGGATCGTATTTTCATCCTTCATGCTGATCACGAGCAAAATGCTTCAACATCAACTGTTCGTTTAGCCGGTTCATCTGGCGCTAACCCTTATGCATGTATAGCTGCGGGTGTTGCATCACTTTGGGGCCCTGCTCACGGCGGAGCAAACGAAGCATGTTTAACTATGCTTGAAGAAATTGGCAGTGTTGATCGTGTCGATGAGTTCGTAGCTAAAGCAAAAGATAAAGCTGACCCGTTCCGCTTAATGGGCTTTGGCCACCGTGTTTATAAAAACTTTGACCCACGTGCCACAGTAATGCGCGAAACGTGTCACCAAGTATTAACTGAACTTGGTGTTGAAGATCCATTATTAGATGTAGCTATGGCTCTTGAAAAAGTAGCGCTTGAAGACCCTTACTTCGTTGAGAAAAAATTATACCCTAACGTAGACTTCTACTCAGGTATCATTTTAAAAGCTATCGGTATTCCAACCAGTATGTTCACAGTAATTTTTGCTATGTCACGTACTGTTGGCTGGTGTGCACACTGGGATGAGATGTTAACTCAACCAGGTCAAAAAATTGGCCGTCCACGCCAAAACTACACTGGTGAATTAAATAAAGAGTTTACGCCGTTAAGCTCACATAAATAA
- a CDS encoding ABC transporter permease, producing MNLSFQQTLLRLWNLACFEITRVFQTKSGLLALFAFLLVWFLILYYPVNSAFEFISSPLFKDVAKKMFGALGLSALLSWPVPELAIYWLIALYIFPIFTIVITSDQTCADRERGTLRFISLRATRGEIVLGRFLGQLVIMACLIGLSLVATVLMATLRDSQLLSFGVLKASQLYFQLVILVLPFIALMTLFNSFTTSSKKVVLFSVILFGLGPMIISLVEYSLPILGYLEYLIPGTQIYDVINSQEQGLSIYVLPLSQMMVFLCLAYVKMKRSSL from the coding sequence TTGAATCTTTCATTTCAACAGACCCTTTTACGATTATGGAATTTGGCCTGTTTTGAAATAACACGGGTGTTCCAAACCAAGAGTGGTTTATTAGCATTATTTGCATTTTTACTGGTTTGGTTTTTGATCTTATACTACCCAGTTAATTCCGCTTTCGAATTCATTTCCTCACCATTATTTAAAGACGTGGCTAAAAAAATGTTCGGCGCTTTAGGCTTATCTGCATTATTAAGTTGGCCCGTTCCTGAGCTTGCTATTTATTGGCTGATTGCTCTTTATATTTTTCCAATATTTACCATTGTTATTACAAGTGACCAAACATGTGCTGATAGAGAAAGAGGAACCTTACGGTTTATTTCTTTACGGGCAACTCGTGGTGAAATAGTCTTGGGCCGTTTTTTAGGGCAGCTTGTGATCATGGCTTGTCTTATCGGCTTAAGTTTAGTAGCTACTGTGTTGATGGCTACTCTTCGTGATAGTCAGTTACTCTCTTTTGGAGTACTTAAAGCGAGTCAGCTGTACTTTCAGTTAGTTATCTTAGTTTTACCGTTTATCGCGTTAATGACTTTGTTTAACAGCTTCACCACGTCGTCAAAAAAAGTGGTGTTATTTAGCGTCATTTTATTTGGCTTGGGGCCAATGATTATCAGCCTTGTGGAATATAGCTTACCCATTTTAGGTTATTTAGAGTATTTAATACCTGGAACACAAATTTATGATGTGATTAATTCACAAGAGCAGGGCTTAAGTATTTACGTGCTGCCGCTGAGCCAAATGATGGTTTTTCTCTGCTTAGCTTACGTTAAAATGAAACGGAGTTCGTTATGA
- a CDS encoding ABC transporter ATP-binding protein: MSALIEVSELHKYFGDKHALNNVEFEINKGEPIALVGPNGAGKTTLLSILCGYIKPSRGKVSVFGDEPGKRGNLSRLAALPQDAQLDPRFSVAKQLTFYAQLQGYTKAQAKMEAQRTLKLVGLEDSINEKPSALSHGMRKRVTIAQTLIGDAEIVILDEATAGLDPHNAREIRSLVAQLSSQTTFILSSHDLSELERLCNRVLYLDNGCLQQHQTLTNLIDTQFITLRMSKQHDELIPALQRFPQITQVINSQDKEYLISFNADESDAALDIQILQLCHQKGWLYRQLINGKTLENQLFN, translated from the coding sequence ATGAGTGCTTTAATCGAAGTGTCAGAGTTGCATAAATATTTCGGTGATAAACATGCCTTAAATAATGTTGAGTTTGAAATAAACAAAGGTGAGCCTATTGCATTAGTTGGTCCAAATGGTGCTGGTAAAACAACCCTGCTAAGTATTTTATGTGGTTATATTAAACCTAGTCGTGGCAAAGTCTCGGTGTTTGGGGATGAGCCGGGAAAGCGAGGTAATTTATCACGTTTGGCTGCTTTACCCCAAGACGCGCAATTGGATCCACGCTTTTCGGTTGCTAAACAATTAACGTTTTATGCACAGTTGCAAGGGTACACTAAAGCTCAGGCAAAGATGGAAGCACAAAGAACGTTAAAATTAGTCGGTTTAGAAGACTCTATAAATGAAAAGCCAAGTGCATTATCACATGGTATGCGCAAGCGAGTGACGATTGCTCAAACCTTGATTGGTGACGCTGAAATTGTGATTTTAGATGAAGCTACTGCAGGTTTAGACCCGCATAATGCACGTGAAATTCGCTCACTTGTTGCACAGCTTTCAAGTCAAACAACCTTTATCCTAAGTTCTCATGATTTGAGCGAATTGGAGCGCTTATGTAACAGAGTACTTTATTTAGATAATGGCTGCTTACAACAACATCAGACATTAACCAATCTAATAGATACTCAATTTATCACCTTACGCATGTCTAAACAGCATGATGAGTTAATACCAGCGTTGCAAAGGTTTCCGCAAATTACACAGGTGATTAATAGCCAGGATAAAGAATATTTAATTTCATTTAATGCCGATGAAAGTGACGCTGCGTTAGACATACAAATTTTACAGTTATGTCATCAAAAAGGTTGGTTATATCGCCAGTTAATTAATGGCAAAACATTGGAAAACCAGTTATTCAATTAA
- the bcp gene encoding thioredoxin-dependent thiol peroxidase produces MNTLQVGDKAPLFNLLDQNNETVQLADFIGKKRVLVYFYPKAMTPGCTVQAQGLRDSKAKLDALNTVVFGISPDEVKRLDKFCLRDELNFSLLSDVDHKVADDFGVWGLKKFMGREYDGIHRLSFLIGLDGNIEHVFNKFKTKNHHEVVIDIVSNL; encoded by the coding sequence ATGAACACTTTGCAAGTGGGCGACAAAGCCCCGCTTTTCAATTTATTAGATCAAAATAATGAAACCGTACAATTAGCTGATTTTATCGGAAAGAAACGTGTACTTGTGTACTTTTACCCAAAAGCCATGACACCCGGTTGTACAGTACAAGCACAAGGTTTGCGTGACAGTAAAGCAAAACTAGATGCATTAAATACTGTTGTTTTTGGTATCAGTCCAGATGAAGTAAAGAGACTGGACAAGTTTTGTTTACGCGATGAATTAAACTTCAGCTTACTATCAGACGTAGACCATAAAGTGGCTGACGACTTTGGCGTTTGGGGACTAAAGAAATTTATGGGTCGAGAATATGATGGTATCCACAGATTAAGTTTTTTAATAGGTTTAGATGGCAACATTGAACACGTTTTTAATAAGTTTAAAACCAAAAATCATCATGAGGTAGTTATAGATATAGTAAGTAACTTATAA
- a CDS encoding glycine cleavage system protein R, which translates to MSHYLVFTALGTDRTGIVSEITKLTSEFGCNIDDSRMAILGNEFTLVMLLSGNKSAINQIESRLPLLAHSLALLTIIKRTTQPIKAIISECLEVEINGKDSKGILKQVTQFFANKNIDLTSLKTITEPETNSITTSLLINLSEQINKQQLQDEFQQLCNTLAVTGTFKTPTNFIL; encoded by the coding sequence ATGAGCCATTACTTGGTATTTACCGCTCTTGGAACAGACAGAACGGGTATTGTTAGTGAAATAACGAAATTAACTAGCGAATTTGGTTGCAACATTGATGACTCGCGTATGGCTATTTTGGGTAATGAATTTACTCTGGTAATGCTATTAAGCGGCAATAAATCGGCGATTAATCAAATAGAATCTCGATTACCTTTATTAGCACACTCTTTAGCGTTGCTGACCATAATAAAAAGAACGACTCAGCCGATAAAAGCAATTATCAGTGAATGTTTAGAAGTAGAAATTAATGGTAAAGATTCAAAAGGAATTTTAAAACAAGTTACTCAATTTTTTGCAAACAAAAACATTGACCTTACCTCTCTTAAAACGATTACCGAACCAGAAACCAATAGCATTACTACATCTTTATTAATTAATTTATCTGAGCAAATAAATAAACAACAGTTGCAAGATGAGTTTCAACAGTTATGCAACACTTTAGCCGTGACAGGCACTTTCAAAACACCAACTAATTTTATCCTCTAA
- a CDS encoding AI-2E family transporter — translation MIKYIVDWYKEKFADPHVVTLTLFILIAFALLYYVGNLLMPVIVAVALAFLLESPVQRFANFGLSRNKAVVIVMLLFTGIGLLTILGLLPVLWQQTSNLISEVPQMLVQGNTYLLTLPEKYPDLVKVEQIDTVISSVQDKLLVWGQIVLEASLNSISDLVALLIYLILVPLMVFFFLKDKVDMLQNATRFLPKERRLTTQVATEMHQQIHNYIRGKVIEILIIGVASTLAFVLLDLRYSVLLGALVGLSVLVPYVGATVVTIPVCLVGLFQWGISPEFGYLMLAYGIIQIIDGNILVPLLFSEAVNLHPVAIIIAVILFGGLWGFWGVFFAIPLATLVKAIINAWPTSEDKEATLSEA, via the coding sequence ATGATTAAATACATTGTTGATTGGTATAAAGAAAAATTTGCTGACCCACATGTGGTTACCTTAACACTGTTTATCCTGATTGCGTTTGCGCTGTTATACTATGTTGGCAATTTACTGATGCCGGTGATAGTCGCTGTAGCCCTAGCATTTTTATTAGAATCGCCTGTGCAACGCTTTGCAAATTTTGGATTAAGTCGAAATAAAGCCGTAGTTATTGTCATGCTGCTATTTACCGGTATAGGCTTACTTACTATTTTGGGATTGCTGCCTGTGCTTTGGCAGCAAACATCTAACTTAATTTCGGAAGTGCCGCAAATGTTGGTGCAAGGTAATACGTATTTATTAACTCTTCCCGAAAAATATCCTGATTTAGTTAAAGTTGAACAAATCGATACTGTTATCAGCTCAGTGCAAGACAAGCTATTGGTCTGGGGGCAAATTGTATTAGAAGCGTCTCTTAATTCTATATCTGATTTAGTCGCGTTATTAATTTACTTGATTTTAGTGCCGTTAATGGTGTTTTTCTTTTTGAAAGATAAAGTTGATATGCTACAAAATGCCACAAGGTTCCTTCCTAAAGAACGCCGTTTAACCACGCAAGTTGCTACTGAAATGCATCAACAAATTCATAATTATATTCGTGGTAAAGTGATCGAGATTTTAATCATTGGTGTCGCTTCAACGTTAGCCTTTGTACTATTGGATTTACGTTATAGCGTGTTGCTTGGTGCTTTAGTGGGGTTGTCGGTTTTAGTGCCTTATGTTGGTGCGACAGTCGTTACAATACCAGTGTGTTTAGTTGGTTTATTTCAATGGGGGATCAGTCCTGAGTTTGGCTATTTGATGTTGGCTTATGGAATTATCCAAATAATAGATGGCAACATTTTAGTACCGTTATTGTTTTCTGAGGCGGTTAACTTACATCCGGTAGCGATTATTATCGCAGTAATTTTATTTGGTGGCTTATGGGGCTTTTGGGGCGTGTTTTTTGCCATACCTCTTGCCACGTTAGTAAAAGCAATTATTAATGCTTGGCCAACATCTGAAGATAAAGAAGCGACGTTAAGTGAGGCATAA
- the sdhC gene encoding succinate dehydrogenase, cytochrome b556 subunit: MKKQRPVNLDLSTINLPAAGKASILHRVSGVMMFFAVGILIWTLSVSLSSEAGFNSVKECLDGGFFKFIMWGIISALTYHFVGGIRHLIMDLGHLEEKGSGQTSAKFVIALWIILSVVAGVWLW; the protein is encoded by the coding sequence GTGAAAAAACAAAGACCTGTAAATCTTGATTTATCAACAATCAATTTACCGGCAGCCGGTAAAGCCTCAATTCTACATCGTGTAAGCGGTGTAATGATGTTTTTCGCTGTAGGTATTTTAATTTGGACCCTTTCTGTATCTCTTTCTTCTGAAGCCGGTTTTAACTCGGTCAAAGAATGTTTAGATGGTGGATTCTTCAAATTCATCATGTGGGGCATTATCTCTGCTCTTACTTATCACTTTGTTGGCGGTATTCGTCACTTAATTATGGATCTAGGTCATCTAGAAGAGAAAGGTTCAGGGCAAACTAGTGCCAAGTTCGTTATCGCTCTTTGGATCATATTATCTGTAGTAGCAGGAGTTTGGTTATGGTAG
- a CDS encoding hybrid sensor histidine kinase/response regulator — translation MTTEPSKKNTILVVDDEPGNIDLASALLKDKYKVKAATNGKIALKIALADPNIDLILLDIMMPEMDGYDVCKEIKNNDATKNIPVIFLTAKAEVADVTRGFTLGAVDYITKPLQPEILKARVNTHVTLHESQIALENQVDTLIENAKLREDIEKLTHHDLKGPLGVILFELPKIADKAAARSIEESTNNVLSMINNTLDIFKIENGTYPLSPDMVDLNKLVDMAIKAVSSLTAKKNISFNVESAQRSTYMDAEELLCLSIFNNLIKNAVEASPDNEEISITISEQKDEIEFKLFNRGAIPKDLRDTLFEKYSTSNHIRGSGLGAYSAKLMTEAQKGKISFNIIDEKYTEFIVVMPAY, via the coding sequence ATGACGACAGAACCTTCTAAGAAAAATACCATACTTGTTGTCGATGACGAACCTGGCAATATCGATCTCGCCTCGGCGTTATTAAAAGATAAGTACAAGGTCAAGGCTGCTACTAATGGTAAAATAGCGCTTAAGATTGCCCTGGCAGATCCTAATATAGATTTGATTTTACTAGATATTATGATGCCTGAAATGGATGGCTATGATGTATGTAAAGAAATTAAAAACAATGACGCAACAAAGAATATACCGGTAATTTTCTTAACTGCCAAAGCAGAGGTTGCCGATGTAACCCGTGGTTTTACTTTAGGGGCTGTCGATTACATCACCAAACCTTTGCAACCGGAAATACTCAAAGCCAGAGTGAATACTCATGTTACCTTGCATGAAAGTCAAATAGCGCTGGAGAATCAAGTTGATACCTTAATAGAAAATGCAAAATTACGCGAAGATATTGAAAAACTGACTCATCATGATTTAAAAGGTCCACTTGGCGTTATTCTCTTTGAATTACCAAAAATTGCAGATAAGGCTGCCGCACGCTCTATTGAAGAATCAACCAACAATGTATTGAGCATGATAAATAATACGTTAGATATTTTTAAAATTGAAAATGGCACCTATCCACTGTCTCCTGACATGGTCGATCTAAACAAATTAGTTGATATGGCAATAAAAGCGGTAAGTAGTTTGACAGCGAAGAAAAATATCAGTTTCAATGTAGAATCAGCCCAGCGGTCTACTTACATGGATGCTGAAGAACTACTGTGTTTATCAATCTTTAATAATCTAATTAAAAATGCCGTTGAAGCCTCTCCAGACAATGAAGAGATAAGCATTACTATTTCAGAACAAAAGGATGAGATTGAATTTAAACTTTTTAATAGAGGAGCGATACCAAAGGATCTTCGCGATACTTTATTTGAAAAATATTCAACTTCAAACCATATTCGTGGTTCAGGACTTGGTGCCTACTCAGCTAAACTAATGACTGAAGCGCAAAAAGGCAAGATTAGTTTCAATATTATTGATGAAAAATATACTGAGTTTATTGTAGTTATGCCGGCCTATTGA